In the genome of Cryptomeria japonica chromosome 8, Sugi_1.0, whole genome shotgun sequence, one region contains:
- the LOC131066845 gene encoding probable BOI-related E3 ubiquitin-protein ligase 2, with protein sequence MAVSNVLIPDTTGYRMRNVLGGENGNTLPTFPLLFGVEDLQFPYAVTHRSSGQLQLYTPFPVASSSHVHNDEIEIASASGLYHPKKKLREPDSRTQIHVGKFLQSQPPLPNPTQVSTGLRLAYDDDEQPNSSVTSASENLDNLNLLRFFDEDLSTEMNRQKSEFERYMRLEEEHLALALKEMKQRHMTSFLGAIQKGLRRKIREKDVEIENGKMQTKELMEKIKQLALEAQAWHNRAKYNEAMVTALRTSLQQAVAHSREQSKEGCGDSEVDDAASSHYGDNNNIYNSTNNVINSMSDVHVRIAKENKELRENRSCRSCRSNDVSILLLPCRHLCLCRECESTLDACPLCHSQKNASVQVYMS encoded by the exons ATGGCAGTCTCTAACGTTCTTATTCCAGACACCACGGGTTACAG GATGCGAAATGTTTTGGGAGGGGAAAATGGGAATACTCTTCCCACATTTCCTTTGTTGTTCGGGGTTGAAGACCTTCAGTTTCCTTATGCTGTAACCCATAGATCTTCAGGGCAACTTCAACTTTATACCCCAT TTCCTGTGGCATCATCATCTCATGTTCATAATGATGAGATTGAGATTGCTTCTGCGTCTGGGCTTTACCATCCAAAGAAGAAGCTCAGAGAACCTGATTCAAGAACCCAAATTCATGTGGGCAAATTCCTCCAATCTCAACCGCCCCTGCCTAATCCAACGCAAGTTTCTACTGGATTGAGATTGGCATATGATGACGATGAACAGCCTAATTCCTCTGTTACATCTGCCAGTGAAAACCTTGATAACCTCAATCTCCTGAGATTCTTCGATGAAGATTTGAGCACAGAGATGAACCGCCAGAAGAGCGAGTTTGAACGCTACATGAGACTTGAG GAAGAGCATTTGGCCCTGGCTCTCAAGGAAATGAAACAGAGACACATGACGTCATTTCTTGGTGCCATACAGAAGGGATTAAGGCGCAAGATAAGAGAGAAGGATGTTGAAATTGAGAATGGCAAAATGCAAACCAAGGAACTGATGGAGAAAATAAAACAACTAGCCCTTGAAGCTCAAGCATGGCATAACAGGGCCAAATACAATGAAGCAATGGTGACTGCTCTCAGGACCAGTCTCCAGCAGGCAGTTGCCCACAGCAGAGAACAGAGCAAAGAGGGTTGTGGCGATAGTGAGGTGGATGATGCAGCGTCTTCTCATTATGGGGATAATAACAACATTTACAACAGTACCAACAATGTTATTAATAGTATGTCTGATGTTCATGTCCGCATTGCAAAAGAGAACAAGGAGCTGAGAGAGAACAGGAGTTGCAGGAGTTGCAGGAGCAATGATGTTTCTATTTTGCTCTTGCCTTGTAGACATCTCTGTCTATGCAGGGAATGTGAGAGCACGCTTGATGCATGCCCCCTTTGCCACTCGCAAAAGAATGCAAGTGTCCAAGTTTACATGTcctga